The Arachis duranensis cultivar V14167 chromosome 2, aradu.V14167.gnm2.J7QH, whole genome shotgun sequence genome has a window encoding:
- the LOC107476284 gene encoding uncharacterized protein LOC107476284, which translates to MGGKCPHRSVKKRRYSHKTARRTKFLIKGDDMVYDQLNKADEERPLPVDEDLPGMGQYYCLHCDRYFSNVAVRDEHFKTKKHKKRVKQMMGPAPHTQLDAELAAGMGMPDNGPKLMSM; encoded by the exons ATGGGGGGTAAATGTCCGCACAGGAGCGTCAAGAAAAGGAGATACTCTCACAAAACCGCACGCCGCACCAAATTCCTCATCAAAG GTGATGACATGGTTTACGATCAGCTAAACAAGGCTGATGAAGAGAGACCTTTACCTGTTGATGAAGATTTGCCTGGGATGGGACAGTACTATTGCCTTCACTGCGA TCGGTATTTTTCCAATGTAGCTGTGAGGGATGAGCATTTTAAGACCAAAAAACACAAGAAGCG TGTAAAACAAATGATGGGTCCTGCACCTCATACTCAACTTGATGCTGAACTAGCTGCTGGAATGGGAATGCCAGACAATGGACCAAAGTTGATGTCTATGTAA